In a genomic window of Paraburkholderia phenazinium:
- the tnpB gene encoding IS66 family insertion sequence element accessory protein TnpB (TnpB, as the term is used for proteins encoded by IS66 family insertion elements, is considered an accessory protein, since TnpC, encoded by a neighboring gene, is a DDE family transposase.) has translation MISLPVGTRIWIAAGVTDMRCGFQGLAAKVQTALEENPLGGNVYIFRGRRGDLVKILWATEDGIWLLAKRLERGRFIWPQADGGKVHLSSAQLSMLLEGIDWRQPRRTAALSML, from the coding sequence ATGATCTCTCTGCCGGTTGGTACGCGCATCTGGATCGCTGCAGGCGTGACCGATATGCGATGTGGGTTCCAGGGACTGGCCGCAAAGGTACAAACGGCGCTTGAAGAGAATCCGCTGGGAGGCAACGTCTACATCTTCCGGGGCCGCCGGGGCGACCTCGTAAAAATCCTCTGGGCAACGGAGGACGGAATCTGGCTTCTCGCGAAGCGGCTTGAGCGGGGCCGTTTTATCTGGCCCCAGGCCGACGGCGGGAAGGTCCATCTGAGTTCAGCACAACTGTCAATGCTTCTCGAGGGCATCGATTGGCGACAGCCCCGTCGTACCGCCGCGTTATCGATGTTGTAA
- the tnpC gene encoding IS66 family transposase — translation MSNGADLPDDVELLKALLVEARSLLAERDVEIEQLKAQIDKLRRMQFGRKSEQLQRQIETLETQLEDLAAGRGVADVERAQARGANASSSNATMDEAASRQALAAHLARVDHVLEPESSCPDCGQQMQVLGEDVSEQLARVAAAFKVVRTIRRKFVCPCCSTIRQPPMPGLPIERSIAHPSLLADILVSKYADHQPLYRQSAIAARDGVTLDRASMGRWVGQCEALCAPLIEALRRYTVSAAKLHADDTPIPVLSPGNRKTRTGRLWVYVRDDRRSGSTQPAAVWFAYSPNRQGIHPQTHLAGFRGTLQADAYAGFDELFLGGSVLEAACHAHARRKFYDIHVRTPSDTTQKALEYIGALYDIEASIRGKPAAERLQIRQEKARPLLQIYEAWLKARLETLSSKSDTAKAINYSLNQWRALTLYCEDGTLEIDNNIAENALRCVSLGRKNFLFAGSDSGGERAAAMYSLIGTCALNDIDPRAYLNYVLAHIADHKINRIDELLPWRVADKLHTPASPPTPAT, via the coding sequence ATGTCGAACGGCGCCGATCTTCCAGACGATGTCGAATTGTTGAAGGCCTTGCTGGTCGAGGCCCGTAGTCTGCTTGCTGAACGCGATGTCGAGATCGAGCAGCTTAAGGCGCAGATCGACAAACTTCGACGCATGCAGTTCGGCCGCAAGTCCGAACAGTTGCAGCGGCAGATCGAGACCCTCGAGACCCAACTCGAGGATCTGGCCGCCGGACGCGGCGTTGCAGACGTGGAGCGAGCGCAAGCTCGAGGCGCAAACGCTTCCTCCTCCAATGCAACGATGGACGAAGCGGCTTCGAGGCAAGCGCTGGCTGCGCACCTCGCGCGTGTGGATCATGTGCTCGAGCCCGAATCGAGTTGCCCGGACTGCGGTCAACAGATGCAGGTGCTCGGTGAGGACGTGTCCGAGCAACTCGCCCGGGTCGCAGCGGCGTTCAAAGTCGTTCGCACGATCCGGCGCAAATTCGTTTGCCCATGCTGCAGCACCATCAGGCAGCCACCCATGCCCGGCCTTCCGATCGAGCGGAGCATCGCCCATCCAAGCTTGCTGGCGGATATCCTCGTTTCGAAATACGCAGACCACCAGCCGTTGTATCGGCAATCGGCGATCGCGGCGCGCGACGGCGTGACGCTCGACCGGGCCAGCATGGGTCGCTGGGTCGGCCAATGCGAAGCGTTGTGCGCGCCGCTGATTGAGGCGCTGCGCCGCTATACGGTGTCGGCCGCCAAGCTGCATGCGGACGACACACCGATCCCGGTGCTCTCACCGGGCAACAGGAAGACCCGCACCGGTCGGCTATGGGTCTATGTGCGCGACGATCGTCGCTCGGGGTCGACGCAACCCGCTGCGGTATGGTTCGCATACTCGCCGAACAGACAGGGCATCCACCCTCAGACTCATCTCGCCGGCTTCAGGGGGACCCTGCAAGCGGACGCTTACGCGGGCTTCGATGAGCTGTTCCTGGGTGGCTCTGTACTGGAAGCGGCATGTCATGCTCACGCGAGGAGAAAGTTCTACGACATCCACGTGCGCACGCCGTCCGACACGACGCAAAAAGCGCTTGAATACATTGGCGCGCTATACGACATCGAGGCCTCCATTCGCGGCAAGCCTGCGGCCGAACGGCTACAAATACGGCAGGAGAAAGCCAGGCCACTGCTTCAAATCTATGAAGCGTGGCTCAAGGCCAGGCTCGAAACATTGTCGTCGAAGTCCGACACTGCCAAGGCGATCAACTACTCGCTTAACCAGTGGCGCGCCCTGACGCTATATTGCGAAGACGGCACGCTCGAGATCGACAATAACATCGCGGAAAACGCGTTGCGTTGTGTAAGCCTGGGTCGGAAGAATTTCCTGTTTGCCGGTTCCGACAGCGGTGGTGAACGTGCTGCTGCGATGTACTCATTGATTGGCACGTGCGCCCTCAACGACATTGATCCGCGCGCTTACCTGAACTATGTGCTAGCTCACATCGCTGACCATAAAATCAATCGCATCGACGAGCTTCTGCCGTGGCGCGTGGCCGACAAGCTGCACACGCCAGCCAGTCCGCCGACACCCGCTACCTGA
- the tnpA gene encoding IS66-like element accessory protein TnpA produces the protein MSIIFDLMDTTLSESPEKKHGSRAGRPNYPRELRDRLAAAACEPGVSVARLARENGINANMLYTWRRRYLAEQQAPSTSLLPVVLLSDALTQVVASSSGVPQAPDMKPASPGGTIEIRIGRAMVKVDGLVDADMLRTVLGSLRS, from the coding sequence ATGTCCATCATTTTCGATTTGATGGACACCACTTTGTCAGAGTCTCCAGAGAAGAAGCATGGAAGTCGAGCAGGCCGTCCGAATTACCCACGGGAGCTTCGGGACCGGCTGGCGGCAGCAGCGTGTGAGCCGGGCGTCTCGGTCGCGAGACTGGCCCGTGAGAATGGCATCAACGCGAACATGCTGTACACCTGGCGGCGGCGATATCTCGCCGAGCAGCAAGCTCCGTCTACCAGCCTCCTCCCGGTCGTACTGCTGAGTGACGCGCTGACGCAGGTCGTTGCGTCATCTTCGGGGGTTCCGCAAGCGCCAGATATGAAGCCGGCGTCTCCTGGGGGCACGATCGAGATCCGCATCGGCCGTGCGATGGTTAAGGTAGACGGCCTGGTCGACGCTGACATGCTGCGTACCGTGCTGGGCAGTCTGCGATCATGA
- a CDS encoding restriction endonuclease, with protein sequence MSEIMDWRLYERILTCFEIEASGLDVSVTPNAKIIGSISGVARQIDVLVDARWEEGVQRRIIFDAKLRKRKVDVKDVESFEGMMRDVQASRGVLVCSSGYTEAALARAQQSIEIRIVTADEAEELDFSMIDPCPYCRHKKRKTKGFVFWDGQLPLPVSWSWAIVFTGKCDVCHSFAFWCWDCGSKVVVPDEETYECGCEHTWFVEKNDDEAVFVIRMADGEVPLDRRPLR encoded by the coding sequence ATGAGTGAAATTATGGACTGGCGCCTCTATGAACGGATCCTGACATGTTTTGAAATCGAAGCATCTGGACTGGACGTGTCGGTCACTCCGAATGCGAAGATCATTGGCAGTATCAGCGGGGTGGCGCGACAGATCGACGTCCTCGTTGATGCACGATGGGAGGAAGGGGTCCAGCGACGGATCATTTTCGATGCGAAACTACGCAAGCGGAAAGTGGACGTGAAGGACGTCGAGTCCTTCGAGGGCATGATGCGGGATGTCCAGGCATCGCGTGGCGTGCTCGTCTGCTCCAGTGGTTATACCGAGGCAGCGCTGGCGAGGGCGCAGCAGTCAATCGAAATCCGAATTGTTACCGCCGACGAAGCTGAGGAGCTCGATTTCTCGATGATCGACCCATGCCCATATTGCCGCCACAAAAAGCGTAAGACTAAAGGATTCGTCTTCTGGGATGGCCAGCTTCCCTTACCAGTCTCATGGAGTTGGGCAATCGTTTTTACGGGCAAATGCGACGTCTGCCACAGCTTTGCATTCTGGTGTTGGGACTGCGGATCAAAAGTCGTTGTTCCCGATGAGGAGACATACGAGTGCGGCTGTGAACACACGTGGTTCGTCGAGAAGAACGATGACGAGGCGGTTTTCGTCATTCGCATGGCTGATGGCGAAGTACCCCTGGACCGACGCCCGTTACGGTGA